CCGACCTCCAGCCGCGCCGGCTCGCGCGCCGGGCGCGCGCGGCGCAACAGGGCCTTGAGCCGAGCCACCAGCTCGCGCGGGCTGAACGGTTTGGTGACGTAGTCGTCGGCGCCGTGCTCGAACCCGAGCAGCTTGTCCATTTCGGCGGCGCGCGCGGTGAGCACCAGCACCGGCAGATCCCGCGTGCCCGGTTGCTCGCGCACTTCGCGCAGCACTTCCAGGCCGTTGCGTCCGGGCAGCATCAAGTCCAGCACCAGCACGTCGGGACGCGCGGCGAAGAGCCGCTGGAGGCCTTCCTCGCCGTCGCCGACCGCGGTCACGCGAAAGCCGGCGCGCTCGAGGTTGTAGCGAATGAGATCGCGGATCTCCTTCTCGTCCTCGATCACCAGCACCAGGTCGTTCATCGTCCCCTCCCGCCCCGGATCGCGGGGCGTTCCCAGACAGAACCTAGGTTCGGAGTGCGTCGGAATCAATTCCGGACTGTTTCCAACGCGTAACATCCGGATGGTGGTAGCCTCGACTCATGACGCTCGCCTCCGATCCCGCCGCGCCGACGATCGAGCGCCTGCGCCCCGCGCATCTGCCCGAGCTGCTCCGCTGGCTGCAGCGCGACCCGGTGCTGCACGTGTATCTGACCGCGCTGGCGCTGCGCGATTCACTGGCTGCGCCCCACGACGAGACCTGGGCGGCACGCCGCCTGGGCGAGATCGTCGGCGTGCTCCATCTCGGCGGTCGCTCGGGCGCGGTGCTGCCGCACGGCGGCGATCCCGAGGCGTTTCGCCAGCTCGCCGAGGTGGCGCGCGCGCGGCGCGTGGCGCTGCCGCCGCGACTCCAGGTCAT
This genomic interval from Candidatus Sulfotelmatobacter sp. contains the following:
- a CDS encoding response regulator transcription factor; protein product: MNDLVLVIEDEKEIRDLIRYNLERAGFRVTAVGDGEEGLQRLFAARPDVLVLDLMLPGRNGLEVLREVREQPGTRDLPVLVLTARAAEMDKLLGFEHGADDYVTKPFSPRELVARLKALLRRARPAREPARLEVGGLRIDTLAREATFREKKLVLTPREFDLLTFFAHHPGRVLTREELLRKVWGYDYLGETRTVDVHVRRLRVKIGEKHHVIETATGLGYKLVAPARAAGRAGETLEK